A region of Rutidosis leptorrhynchoides isolate AG116_Rl617_1_P2 unplaced genomic scaffold, CSIRO_AGI_Rlap_v1 contig537, whole genome shotgun sequence DNA encodes the following proteins:
- the LOC139884334 gene encoding NAC domain-containing protein 17-like: MAIIKRDPKSTAENSLWPPGFRFHPTDEELVAYYLKRKMCRRRIKLDVITELDVYKWDPDELPGQSILKTGDRQWFFFSPRDRKYPNGGGRSNRATRHGYWKATGKDRSVTCNSRPVGVKKTLVYYTGRAPTGDRTDWVMHEYMLDEQEIKRCDKIKDYYALYKVYKKSGPGPKNGEQYGAPFKEEEWADEDTPNINIAVNSELYERQLCVVPLDNVQPLAKALPVEILQPLALEQPPTDDIEEFMKRILDEPLLPEQQVNDFADLLQAAGEEDSQITLVEPSSGHPFVPSIPTAPDGCRNAEQENFSFTQITTSNPQVYEASEVTSAATSNWEQVPCVAVEEGFLEIDDLDKEPGPSDVRKPVESFQLGDFDDLFHDADMLFYDTGPIYHGNVPSSLDNGEGDGILSHSYMNGFENGFLNQGNYHVQSQSITNQEQYQFPSHTVENQVNYCQLHSNQLDYHQLQTNNQQTWTLEQNVVFDPSSSSQGAVSVPTPVCGLFPSHPRALDWLDGVAYESVVPQTEGNQNNTKGVAESGWVSSALWSFVESIPTTPASASESPLVNRAFERMSSFSRLRINSYNNNNNDGVVAQGNRNDGVPIPTVVRRANKKGFLFLSILGALIAITWGTIRIMGRVVFSS, encoded by the exons ATGGCTATCATTAAAAGGGATCCGAAATCAACGGCTGAAAATTCATT GTGGCCGCCGGGGTTTAGGTTTCACCCTACGGACGAGGAGTTGGTAGCGTATTATCTGAAGAGGAAGATGTGTAGGAGAAGAATCAAACTCGATGTTATTACCGAGCTTGATGTCTACAAATGGGATCCCGATGAATTGCCTG GACAATCTATCCTGAAGACAGGAGATAGGCAGTGGTTTTTCTTTAGTCCAAGGGACAGGAAATACCCTAATGGAGGAGGAAGATCCAATAGGGCTACTAGACATGGGTACTGGAAAGCAACCGGCAAGGATCGAAGTGTAACGTGCAACTCTAGACCAGTTGGTGTAAAGAAGACCCTTGTTTACTATACTGGACGCGCACCTACTGGTGACCGAACTGATTGGGTTATGCATGAGTACATGCTGGATGAACAGGAGATTAAACGTTGTGATAAAATAAAG GATTACTATGCACTTTATAAGGTTTACAAGAAAAGTGGACCTGGTCCTAAGAACGGTGAGCAGTATGGGGCGCCATTTAAGGAAGAGGAATGGGCAGATGAAGATACTCCAAATATTAATATTGCGGTTAATTCTGAGCTATATGAAAGACAACTTTGTGTTGTTCCTCTTGATAACGTACAACCTCTTGCAAAGGCTCTTCCTGTTGAAATCTTGCAACCTCTTGCTCTAGAGCAACCACCAACTGACGATATTGAGGAGTTTATGAAACGAATTCTGGATGAGCCATTGCTCCCTGAGCAACAAGTTAATGATTTTGCTGATTTACTACAG GCTGCTGGTGAAGAAGACTCTCAAATTACTTTGGTAGAACCATCTTCTGGGCATCCCTTTGTTCCTTCCATACCAACAGCTCCGGATGGTTGCCGAAATGCTGAGCAAGAAAACTTCAGTTTTACCCAGATCACTACTTCCAATCCTCAAGTGTATGAGGCTTCCGAGGTGACCTCTGCTGCCACCAGCAATTGGGAACAGGTTCCTTGTGTAGCAGTTGAAGAGGGCTTTCTTGAAATTGATGATCTTGATAAAGAACCTGGTCCCTCTGATGTGAGGAAACCTGTGGAGAGTTTCCAGCTTGGTGATTTTGATGATCTGTTTCATGATGCAGACATGTTATTTTATGATACTGGTCCTATATATCATGGGAATGTACCAAGCTCACTCGACAATGGTGAAGGAGATGGGATACTCTCACATTCGTATATGAATGGTTTTGAAAATGGCTTCCTAAACCAGGGAAACTATCACGTTCAATCGCAGTCCATAACAAATCAGGAGCAATACCAGTTTCCTTCTCATACAGTTGAAAATCAAGTGAATTATTGCCAGTTGCATTCAAACCAGCTGGATTACCACCAGTTGCAAACCAATAATCAGCAGACATGGACACTAGAGCAAAATGTTGTATTTGATCCCTCTTCATCATCCCAGGGAGCTGTTTCTGTACCTACTCCAG TTTGTGGGTTGTTTCCTTCTCATCCACGAGCTCTTGATTGGCTGGATG GTGTCGCATATGAGTCTGTTGTGCCTCAGACAGAAGGGAATCAGAATAATACAAAAGGTGTTGCTGAATCAGGTTGGGTTTCCTCTGCTTTGTGGTCTTTCGTAGAATCTATACCGACTACGCCTGCTTCTGCTTCAGAGTCTCCTTTGGTGAACCGGGCTTTTGAGAGGATGTCCAGTTTTAGCCGATTGAGAATCAAcagctataacaataataataatgatggtgttGTTGCTCAAGGTAACCGTAATGATGGTGTCCCAATCCCAACTGTTGTTAGGAGGGCTAACAAGAAGGGATTCCTTTTCTTATCTATTCTTGGAGCATTGATAGCTATTACATGGGGTACTATTAGGATTATGGGGAGAGTCGTCTTCTCTTCTTGA
- the LOC139884335 gene encoding uncharacterized protein, with the protein MTRGLAMTSNSVALHPAVGGSILLASVISIYCMYLCYSGLSSEPRDCECNGLHRHSKAISTGSLTLGLLTTTLSVVYSAIRAGSSTTLLSPPSSPRAGSGTPLLPLENKADEHEEKENSKPALIHLIQAKARLHIGYFGPACPFPPLSALYFKFQTS; encoded by the exons ATGACACGTGGGTTGGCTATGACGAGCAATTCTGTTGCATTGCACCCAGCGGTTGGAGGCAGCATCTTGCTAGCTTCAGTTATATCTATCTACTGCATGTACCTATGTTATAGTGGACTCTCAAGTGAACCAAGAGATTGCGAATGCAATGGCCTTCACAGGCATTCTAAAGCTATTTCCACTGGCTCCTTAACCTTGGGTCTGCTCACAACTACTCTATCTGTTGTCTATTCTGCTATTCGTGCCGGGTCCTCCACAACTCTACTCTCTCCTCCAAGTTCACCACGAGCTGGTTCTGGGACGCCCTTGCTGCCATTGGAGAACAAGGCTGATGAACATGAAGAGAAAGAGAATTCAAAGCCA GCTTTGATCCATTTAATTCAGGCCAAAGCTAGGCTTCATATAGGCTATTTCGGGCCGGCCTGCCCATTCCCACCCTTATCAGCATTATATTTCAAGTTCCAAACTTCCTAA